Genomic segment of Umezawaea sp. Da 62-37:
CGTCGAGTCCGGCGGCCCCGAGCTGGCCGACGCCCTCGAGAACGAGGGTTACGTGAAGTACACCGGCAGCGCGGAAGCAGCGAAGGTCTGAGTTTGTTGTACCCGTTGTCAGTGCTGCAATCCTGAGAGGAGGCGTCGGAGGGTGACCACCACCGCTACTCCACTGGACGTCGCGACCCTGCGTGCGGACTTCCCGATCTTGTCGCGGACCGTGCGCGAGGGCAAAAAGCTGGTGTACCTCGATTCCGGCGCCACCTCGCAGCGACCCACGCAGGTGCTCGACGCGGAACGGCTGTTCCTGAACACCGCGAACGCGGCCGTGCACCGCGGCGCGCACCAGCTCGCCGAAGAGGCGACGGACGCGTACGAGGGCGCACGGGCGCGGATCGCGGACTTCGTCGGCGCCTCGCCCGAGGAACTGGTGTTCACCAAGAACGCCACCGAGGGCATCAACCTCGTCGCCTACGCCATGGGCAACGCGTCGATCTCGGGTCCCGAGGCGGCGCGGTTCCTGCTGGGCCCCGGCGACGAGATCGTCATCACCGAGATGGAGCACCACGCGAACCTGGTGCCGTGGCAGCAGCTCTGCCTGCGCACCGGTGCGACGCTCCGCTGGTTCGGCGTGACCGACGAGGGCAGGCTCGACCTGTCCGACGTGGACGAGCTGGTGACCGCGAAGACCAAGGTCGTCGCGTTCACCCACCAGTCCAACGTGCTCGGCACCGTCAACCCCGTCGCGGAACTCGTGGCGGCCGCCCGCAAGGTCGGCGCGCTGACCGTGCTGGACGCCTGCCAGTCGGTGCCCCACAGCCCGGTCGACTTCCACGCGCTCGGCGTGGACTTCGCCGTGTTCAGCGGCCATAAGATGCTGGCCCCGTCGGGGATCGGCGTGCTCTACGGGCGGCGCGAGCTGCTCGAGGCGCTGCCGCCGTTCCTCACCGGTGGATCCATGATCGAGATGGTCCACATGGCGAAGTCGACGTTCGCGCCGCCGCCGCAGCGGTTCGAGGCGGGCGTGCCGATGACCTCCCAGGCCGTCGGGCTCGGTGCCGCCGTCGACTACCTGCGCGAGGTCGGCATGGACCGCGTCGCGCAGCACGAGCACGTCCTCACCGAAGCCGCTCTCCGCGGCCTTCGGGAGATCCCCGGCGTCACGATCGTCGGCCCCGAGTCCACAGTGGACCGCGGCGGCGCCGTGTCGTTCGTGATCGACGGCGTGCACCCGCACGACGCGGGCCAGGTCCTGGACAGCCTCGGCATCGCGGTCCGCGTCGGCCACCACTGCGCGTGGCCGCTGCACCGCAGGCTCGGGATCCCCGCGACCGTGCGCGCGACCTTCTACCTCTACAACGACCTCGACGAGGTCGCCGCCCTGCTGGACGGCGTCCGCGAAGCACAGCGCTTCTTCGGGGTGGGGTGACGACATGCAGCTGCAGCAGATGTACCAGGAGATCATCCTGGACCACTACAAGAACCCGCACGGTCGCGGTCTGCGCGACCCGTACGACGCCGAGTCGTTCCAGGTCAACCCGACCTGCGGTGACGAGGTCACGCTGCGGGTCAAGCTCGATGGCGAGACCGTCACCGACGTGTCCTACGACGGCCAGGGCTGCTCCATCAGCCAGGCCTCCACGTCGGTGCTCACGGACCTGGTGATCGGCAAGTCGCTCGGCGAGGCCTTCAAGAAGTTCGACGCCTTCGTGGAACTCATGCAGAGCCGCGGCCAGCTGGAACCCGACGAGGACGTCCTCGAGGACGGAATCGCCTTCGCGGGCGTTTCGAAGTACCCGGCACGCGTCAAGTGCGCGCTGCTCGGGTGGATGGCTTTCAAGGACGCGGTCGCCCGCAGCGAAGGAGCAAAGGCATGAGCGAGCAGGACACCGAGGTCGTGCGCGGCGTCGAAGGGCTGCCCGTGCCGCCGGCACCCAAGGCCGACCTCGCGGCGTACGACGACCTCGAAGAGGCCATGCGCGACGTCGTCGACCCGGAGCTGGGCATCAACGTGGTCGACCTCGGCCTCGTGTACGACCTCCGCGTCGAAGAGGGCAACATCGCCATCATCGACATGACGCTGACGTCGGCGGCCTGTCCGTTGACGGACGTGATCGAGGACCAGACGCGGCAGGCGTTGACCGGTGGTCCCGGTGGTGGGCTGGTGGACGACTTCCGCATCAACTGGGTGTGGATGCCGCCGTGGGGGCCGGAGAAGATCACCGACGATGGTCGGGAGCAGTTGAGGGCTTTGGGGTTCACGGTTTAGGGGTGGTTTCGCTTTGGGCCCGCTCGGCTTTGGCCGGGTGGGTCTTTTGCGTTCGTGGGGGTTTGTTGCTGGGTGTTGGTTGGCGTGGGTTGTCGCCGGGTTTGGTGGGCTTGTCCCTCGAAACCGGTCAGCGGGTGGCCGACGTTCTCCGGGTTCGGCCGACTTGACTTGGGGCCCCTCTTTTCGGCCCTCGGCGGTCTTGAAGGGCAGGTGGTGAAGCCCAGCCCGACGCCGCAAGGGTAGGGCCCAAAACCCCAATGAAGTCGGCCGAACGGATGCGGGCGCGCTCGGTTTGGTGGTGCTTGCGGGCACGCTCGCTTGGCTAGTGCTCGGTGCTCGGTTTTGGTGCTCGGGTGTGTGGCTTTATGCCGGTGCGGTCTGTTCCACCAGCAGGTCCACTACGTCCGAGAGTTTTCCGTGGCGCCGAAATGCTCGCCGTTGTCGTTCTGCTCCTGAGCCGTCCAGCAGCATTCGGTCGACGCCTGCTGTTACCAGGTCGAAGTCGCCGGAAGCTTCCAAAGCCGGTCGGGCCCAGGTCACCAGTGCCTGTACCTGTGTTGAAGCTCGTACCAGTTCGCCGGTGGCGAGGTTGACGTTCGTGCCCTCGACGCCGTCCCTTGCTGCTCGCCACAACGCCGCGCGCAGCAGGTGGGGTGCCACGTTCAGGGCGGGGACGCGGGAACTCAGTGCCATGGAGGCGATCGCGCGGGTGAGGGCGGCGATCAGCACGGCCTCGTCGACGGTGGCGGCGACGTCGCAGACCCGCAGCTCCACTGTCGGGTGGTTGGCGGAAAGCCTTACGTCCCAGTAGATCGTGGCCGCGTCCATGGCGGCGCCGCTGTCCTGCATGAGCCGTGTGTTCGCGTGGTACTCCTCGGCGGAGGCGAACCACGGCGGTGCGCCCGCGGAGGGCCAGGGGGACCAGGTCAGGTAGCGCCAGCTGGCGTAGCCGGTGTCGCGGCCCGAGGCGAACGGTGAGTTGGCGCTCAACGCCAGCAGGACCGGCAGCCAGGGGCGGAGGTGGTTGCTGATGTGGACGCCCGCGTCGTCGTCGGGGATTCCGACGTGCACGTGGCAGCCGCAGATGGTCAGGTCGTGGATCAGTCGGCCGTACTCGACTTCCATCTTGCGGTAGCGCGGGTCGTCCGTGAGCGGGGCGGGGTTGACCTCGCCGAGTACCGCCGTGCCGGTGGCGACCAGGCGGGTGCCGTGGGCGGAGGCCATGGAGCCGAGGGCGGCGCGGGCGGCGACGAGTTCGGTGCGCACCTCGGTCATCGATCGGCAGACCGGGGTGGCGATCTCGACCTGGAAGTCCGTCAGCTCGGCCTGGAGGTCGTAGCGGGAATCCCGCGGCGTGGCGAGCACTTCCGGCGCGAGCGGGGCGACCTCGCGGGTGGTGGCGTCGACCAGCAGGAACTCCTCCTCGACGCCCACGGAAAGGGCCTGGTCGAAGAGTGTCCGTGGTCGGGGCAACTGGCTGGTGTCGGCCTTGCTCACGGGGATACGTCCAATGCTGTGGGTAGTCCTCACAATGCTATGAGTGACGAACCCACAGGCACATGCGGCGTATTGGCGAACTCTACGCGCGGATGGCGTCAGTTTCGGACATCCGGGACATCGGTCACGTGAACATCGGGGGTTCACGCCGCCGGGCGGGGGAATCCGGTGTCCCCGGCGGGTCTGCCGCGGAGCAGGTCGACTCGTTCGTCGCCCGGCCTGCCGAGCACCCAACTGGTGCCCTGCAACGACTTCGCGCGCGCCTTCAGCGGTGCCAGCAGCCGGGACACCTCGCGGTAGGACGGCACCGACCCGGCGGTGCACACCAGTGTCGCCAGCGACAGCGCGACCGGCAGCCCCTCGGCCTCGAACGCGGTGTCGAGCACCCGTGAAGCCATCGGCACGATCTCGTCGAGCCCCGCCACGACCAGGAAGTCGTCCCCGCCGACGTGGCCCACCTGCGCGGACGGCCACGGGACCGCGGTCTCGGACAGCGCGCGGCCGATCGCGCGGATCAGCTCGTCGCCCGCGGCGAAGCCGACGCCGTCGTTGACGCGCTTGAACCCGTCCACGTCCAGCCAGCCGACGGCGAAGAACTCGCCCGCCATGA
This window contains:
- a CDS encoding cysteine desulfurase — protein: MTTTATPLDVATLRADFPILSRTVREGKKLVYLDSGATSQRPTQVLDAERLFLNTANAAVHRGAHQLAEEATDAYEGARARIADFVGASPEELVFTKNATEGINLVAYAMGNASISGPEAARFLLGPGDEIVITEMEHHANLVPWQQLCLRTGATLRWFGVTDEGRLDLSDVDELVTAKTKVVAFTHQSNVLGTVNPVAELVAAARKVGALTVLDACQSVPHSPVDFHALGVDFAVFSGHKMLAPSGIGVLYGRRELLEALPPFLTGGSMIEMVHMAKSTFAPPPQRFEAGVPMTSQAVGLGAAVDYLREVGMDRVAQHEHVLTEAALRGLREIPGVTIVGPESTVDRGGAVSFVIDGVHPHDAGQVLDSLGIAVRVGHHCAWPLHRRLGIPATVRATFYLYNDLDEVAALLDGVREAQRFFGVG
- the sufU gene encoding Fe-S cluster assembly sulfur transfer protein SufU, yielding MQLQQMYQEIILDHYKNPHGRGLRDPYDAESFQVNPTCGDEVTLRVKLDGETVTDVSYDGQGCSISQASTSVLTDLVIGKSLGEAFKKFDAFVELMQSRGQLEPDEDVLEDGIAFAGVSKYPARVKCALLGWMAFKDAVARSEGAKA
- a CDS encoding metal-sulfur cluster assembly factor, yielding MSEQDTEVVRGVEGLPVPPAPKADLAAYDDLEEAMRDVVDPELGINVVDLGLVYDLRVEEGNIAIIDMTLTSAACPLTDVIEDQTRQALTGGPGGGLVDDFRINWVWMPPWGPEKITDDGREQLRALGFTV
- a CDS encoding glutamate--cysteine ligase, translating into MSKADTSQLPRPRTLFDQALSVGVEEEFLLVDATTREVAPLAPEVLATPRDSRYDLQAELTDFQVEIATPVCRSMTEVRTELVAARAALGSMASAHGTRLVATGTAVLGEVNPAPLTDDPRYRKMEVEYGRLIHDLTICGCHVHVGIPDDDAGVHISNHLRPWLPVLLALSANSPFASGRDTGYASWRYLTWSPWPSAGAPPWFASAEEYHANTRLMQDSGAAMDAATIYWDVRLSANHPTVELRVCDVAATVDEAVLIAALTRAIASMALSSRVPALNVAPHLLRAALWRAARDGVEGTNVNLATGELVRASTQVQALVTWARPALEASGDFDLVTAGVDRMLLDGSGAERQRRAFRRHGKLSDVVDLLVEQTAPA